The following proteins come from a genomic window of Endomicrobiales bacterium:
- the nusA gene encoding transcription termination factor NusA has translation MSERNELLDALQRIEQESNIKKEDIIAVIESSLVSAYKKHVGKNVNVEAKVDTETSRLSANVIKTVVAIVNNSMLEIDLAEAKKISPNAKEGDEIRIPLDTEDFSRIAAQTAKQVIVQKIREAERDKLFEEYTKKTGQLVSGVVWRFANRSIVVDLNKIEAILPISEQVPRERFTIGNHIRALVVRVDKTPRGPVVVLSRSHSDMVKRLFEVEVPEIYEKLVDVVNIVREPGLRSKVVVVSNNSKVDPVGACVGVKGARVKPIIDELHGERIDLVPFSTDPIKFIASALSPAKVLSVNIISPENKSAEVIVSDDMLSLAIGKNGHNVRLAAKLTGWHIDIKSEGQRHAESLQRIATSAQELTSIEGIGPKTAEILIKAGYANIEKLANSSVDELTAFQGIGAKTAEKIINSAKKQLK, from the coding sequence ATGTCGGAAAGAAATGAGTTGTTAGACGCATTGCAAAGAATTGAACAGGAAAGTAACATAAAAAAAGAAGATATTATCGCGGTAATTGAAAGTTCTCTTGTTTCCGCGTATAAAAAGCATGTTGGCAAAAATGTTAATGTTGAAGCAAAGGTAGATACAGAAACATCTCGCCTCTCGGCAAATGTTATAAAAACCGTGGTTGCGATTGTTAATAATTCAATGCTTGAGATAGATTTAGCGGAAGCTAAGAAAATTTCACCAAATGCTAAAGAAGGCGATGAAATAAGAATTCCATTAGATACAGAAGATTTTTCAAGAATTGCCGCCCAAACTGCAAAACAGGTGATTGTGCAAAAAATACGCGAGGCAGAAAGAGATAAACTGTTTGAAGAATACACTAAAAAAACAGGCCAGCTTGTTAGTGGTGTTGTTTGGCGTTTTGCGAATAGAAGCATTGTGGTTGATTTAAATAAAATTGAGGCTATATTGCCAATTTCTGAGCAGGTTCCGAGGGAGCGTTTTACAATTGGCAACCATATAAGAGCTTTGGTTGTGCGTGTTGATAAAACACCACGCGGTCCTGTTGTTGTGCTTTCTCGTTCTCATAGCGATATGGTAAAGCGCCTTTTTGAAGTTGAGGTTCCAGAAATTTATGAAAAGTTAGTTGACGTTGTAAATATTGTGCGCGAGCCGGGATTGAGGTCCAAAGTTGTTGTTGTTTCAAACAACTCAAAAGTTGACCCTGTTGGTGCTTGTGTAGGCGTTAAGGGTGCGCGAGTTAAGCCAATAATAGATGAATTGCACGGTGAAAGGATAGATTTAGTTCCTTTTTCAACCGACCCAATAAAGTTCATTGCATCGGCACTTTCACCCGCAAAAGTGCTTAGTGTTAATATAATTTCACCAGAAAATAAAAGCGCGGAAGTTATTGTTTCCGATGATATGCTTTCGCTTGCCATTGGCAAAAATGGGCATAATGTGCGCCTTGCCGCAAAGCTTACCGGCTGGCATATTGATATAAAGTCGGAAGGGCAGCGCCATGCAGAGTCATTACAGAGGATTGCAACATCGGCACAGGAGCTTACAAGTATTGAAGGTATAGGTCCTAAAACTGCTGAAATACTTATAAAAGCAGGGTATGCAAATATTGAAAAACTTGCGAACTCCAGTGTAGATGAACTAACAGCTTTTCAGGGTATTGGCGCAAAAACAGCCGAAAAGATAATTAACTCAGCCAAAAAGCAGCTTAAGTAA
- a CDS encoding ribosome maturation factor RimP translates to MLNIDIEKKVEEFVARFAIELVDIQNVSEFGRRVLRVFIDKEGGVKLDDCAALSRELGTFLDAEFPSLGNYMLEISSPGIDRVLKKEKDFIKFVGKGVRVTTHQTFDNQRNFSGKLLSFNNGTLEIDDVTGKKALIAFSNVYKARIAPELD, encoded by the coding sequence ATGTTAAACATTGATATTGAAAAAAAAGTTGAAGAGTTTGTTGCACGCTTTGCAATAGAGCTTGTTGACATACAAAATGTTTCTGAGTTTGGCAGGCGTGTGTTAAGGGTTTTTATTGATAAGGAAGGCGGAGTAAAACTTGATGACTGCGCTGCTTTAAGCAGAGAACTTGGCACTTTTTTGGATGCAGAGTTTCCATCGCTTGGTAATTATATGCTTGAGATATCTTCACCCGGGATAGACAGAGTTTTAAAGAAAGAGAAGGACTTTATTAAATTTGTTGGCAAGGGTGTGCGCGTTACAACACATCAAACATTTGATAATCAGAGAAATTTTAGCGGTAAGTTATTGTCGTTTAATAATGGGACACTTGAGATAGATGATGTTACAGGGAAAAAGGCGCTCATTGCTTTTAGCAATGTTTACAAAGCTCGTATTGCACCAGAGTTAGATTAA
- a CDS encoding tetratricopeptide repeat protein, which produces MKFFKIGIVMMLLCIMISVAYGETDNIDKATQRFEKAININAKDYEAYYNMGVTYDESGSIEKAIKEYEKAVSINPKYSEAYYNMGIAYDKMGNMEKAIEQYQKAVSINSKYSEAYYNMGVSYGKTGNFDKAIECYAKGISINSKFVEAFNNLGVIYYLKGDYDKAIEQYEKAISVNPKYFQTYAGIGLAYVAKGLYDKAIKQYEKAIEVNPKSSEIYNNMGIAYGKAGNFDKAIEQYNKAISINPKYSDAYSNMGDVYIAQKLNDKAVQQYKKAININPKDSITYFKMGLAYHYKGDYNKAIKLYIEAIKINPNFSEVYNNMGTAYINKKEYGKAIEQYEKAINISPKYSDAYANMGVAYGEKGDQVKAIDCYKQAANLGHEKAQQYLKENGISWK; this is translated from the coding sequence ATGAAGTTTTTCAAAATTGGAATTGTAATGATGTTGTTGTGCATTATGATTAGTGTCGCTTATGGTGAAACGGACAATATAGACAAAGCAACTCAACGCTTTGAGAAGGCAATAAACATTAATGCAAAAGATTATGAGGCCTACTACAATATGGGTGTTACTTATGATGAATCAGGTAGTATTGAAAAGGCAATTAAAGAATACGAAAAAGCTGTAAGCATTAATCCAAAGTATTCTGAGGCTTATTATAATATGGGTATTGCTTATGACAAAATGGGCAATATGGAAAAAGCTATTGAACAGTATCAAAAAGCTGTAAGCATCAATTCAAAATATTCTGAGGCCTATTATAATATGGGTGTTTCTTATGGAAAAACAGGGAATTTTGACAAAGCAATTGAATGCTATGCGAAAGGTATAAGTATAAATTCAAAATTTGTTGAGGCCTTTAATAATTTAGGAGTTATTTATTACTTAAAAGGTGATTATGATAAAGCGATTGAGCAATATGAAAAAGCAATAAGCGTAAATCCAAAATATTTCCAAACATATGCAGGCATTGGTCTTGCTTATGTTGCCAAAGGGTTGTATGACAAAGCAATTAAACAGTATGAGAAAGCAATAGAGGTAAATCCAAAAAGTTCCGAGATATACAATAATATGGGTATTGCTTATGGTAAAGCAGGGAATTTCGACAAAGCAATTGAGCAGTATAATAAGGCAATAAGTATAAATCCAAAATATTCTGATGCATATAGCAATATGGGCGATGTTTATATTGCCCAAAAATTGAATGACAAAGCAGTTCAGCAGTATAAAAAAGCAATAAACATCAATCCAAAAGATTCTATAACGTATTTTAAAATGGGTCTTGCATATCATTACAAAGGTGATTACAATAAAGCAATTAAACTCTATATAGAAGCAATAAAAATAAATCCAAATTTTTCTGAAGTTTACAATAATATGGGTACGGCTTATATAAATAAAAAAGAGTATGGTAAAGCAATTGAACAGTATGAAAAAGCCATAAACATCAGTCCAAAATACTCTGACGCCTACGCAAATATGGGTGTTGCTTATGGCGAAAAAGGAGATCAGGTCAAAGCAATTGATTGCTATAAGCAAGCTGCTAACCTTGGACACGAAAAAGCGCAGCAATACCTAAAAGAAAATGGAATAAGTTGGAAGTAA
- a CDS encoding proline--tRNA ligase, with the protein MRYSKLFLPTLREAPSDADVISAKLMFRAGMIRKVASGIYEWLPIGLKVLKKVENIIREEMNSIDGNEVLFPIMLPKELWEETGRWAIYGKELFRISDRKDSLFCLGPTHEEAVTALARNEIRSYRQLPMMLYQFGTKFRDEIRPRFGVMRAREFYMKDAYSFHADEKNADEYYKIVFDAYKRICARCGFSFRAVEATSGAIGGSFSHEFMVIADTGEEEIVFCDCGYGANTEKAVFKITKKVPLSDKMDALKEVHTPGVGSVVSVSKLIGKREDNFIKTLIYVADGTPVIALVRGDCEINENKLQNLLGANEIVLAKDSVIEEVSGATRGFAGPAVGLKKQVKIVADNAICGMLNAVSGANKTDYHLTGINYGRDFSADIVADIRKVKHNDYCATCGKELKFCRGIEVGHTFKLGTKYSKAMNAQYLNKEGKETVSIMGCYGIGVSRIVAATIEQSHDENGIKWPIALASFEVVVIPVNIDEPKTAEVAETLYKNLQKLGVDVLIDDRAERAGVKFKDADLVGISIKVVVSEKNLKDDKIEIKLRHSGEVMLVSSQDAIATILKLKNKLLQVQ; encoded by the coding sequence ATGCGTTACTCAAAGTTGTTTCTTCCAACATTAAGGGAAGCACCCTCGGATGCCGATGTAATATCCGCAAAGCTAATGTTTAGGGCCGGAATGATACGAAAAGTTGCTTCAGGCATTTATGAATGGTTGCCAATTGGTTTAAAAGTATTAAAAAAAGTTGAAAATATTATTCGTGAAGAAATGAACTCTATAGACGGCAATGAAGTTTTATTCCCAATAATGTTGCCAAAAGAACTGTGGGAAGAAACAGGCCGCTGGGCAATTTACGGAAAAGAACTATTTAGAATTTCCGATAGAAAAGATTCTCTCTTTTGCCTTGGCCCAACTCACGAAGAAGCAGTAACAGCACTTGCAAGAAACGAAATTCGTTCATACAGGCAACTTCCAATGATGCTTTACCAGTTTGGTACAAAGTTTCGCGACGAAATACGGCCTCGTTTTGGCGTAATGCGCGCCAGAGAGTTTTATATGAAAGATGCTTACTCATTTCATGCGGACGAAAAAAATGCTGACGAGTATTATAAAATAGTTTTTGATGCTTACAAAAGAATTTGTGCTCGTTGTGGGTTTTCGTTTAGAGCGGTAGAGGCAACAAGCGGTGCGATAGGCGGCAGTTTTTCGCATGAATTTATGGTAATAGCCGATACAGGTGAAGAAGAAATTGTTTTTTGCGATTGCGGCTATGGTGCAAACACCGAAAAAGCAGTATTTAAAATAACAAAAAAAGTACCATTATCAGATAAAATGGATGCGCTAAAAGAAGTTCATACCCCGGGTGTTGGCAGTGTTGTTTCGGTTAGCAAACTAATAGGTAAACGAGAAGACAACTTTATTAAAACGCTAATTTATGTTGCAGATGGCACACCAGTAATTGCTTTAGTGCGTGGCGACTGTGAAATAAATGAGAATAAATTACAAAACTTGCTTGGGGCAAATGAAATTGTGCTTGCAAAAGATAGCGTTATAGAAGAGGTAAGTGGTGCGACACGGGGTTTTGCGGGTCCGGCGGTCGGTTTAAAAAAACAAGTAAAAATAGTGGCAGATAATGCTATTTGTGGTATGTTAAACGCGGTATCAGGCGCAAATAAAACAGATTATCACCTTACAGGCATAAACTATGGCAGAGATTTTAGTGCAGACATAGTTGCCGATATAAGAAAAGTAAAACATAATGATTATTGCGCAACTTGCGGCAAAGAGCTTAAGTTTTGCCGCGGCATAGAGGTGGGGCACACATTTAAACTTGGAACAAAATACTCAAAAGCTATGAACGCGCAATATTTAAACAAAGAAGGCAAAGAAACAGTAAGTATAATGGGCTGTTACGGCATAGGAGTTTCAAGAATTGTTGCTGCAACCATTGAACAATCCCATGATGAAAACGGCATAAAGTGGCCAATTGCTCTTGCCTCATTTGAGGTTGTTGTTATACCTGTAAACATTGACGAGCCAAAAACCGCAGAAGTTGCCGAAACCCTCTATAAAAATTTGCAAAAACTTGGTGTAGATGTATTAATTGATGATAGAGCAGAGCGGGCCGGTGTTAAATTTAAAGATGCCGATTTGGTTGGTATTTCAATAAAAGTAGTAGTAAGTGAAAAAAACCTAAAAGACGACAAAATAGAAATAAAACTAAGGCATTCAGGTGAAGTTATGCTTGTTTCAAGCCAAGACGCAATTGCCACTATATTAAAATTAAAAAATAAATTACTACAGGTGCAATAA
- the greA gene encoding transcription elongation factor GreA yields MANQIYLTKDGYKNLVEELHRLKERKPTITLEIERAREHGDLRENAEYHAAKESLTNLMRRIGELEGKLGNSRIIDESQISTETVYIGATVCVKDSDGDEFTYTLVDVEEADPTNGKISMQSPFGQALMGHAKGDKVTVKLPTNQFDVTIIKISR; encoded by the coding sequence ATGGCTAATCAAATTTACTTAACAAAAGATGGTTACAAAAACCTTGTGGAGGAACTTCATCGCTTAAAAGAAAGAAAGCCCACCATAACACTTGAAATTGAACGGGCCCGCGAACACGGCGACTTGCGTGAAAATGCCGAATACCATGCTGCAAAAGAATCTCTCACAAACCTTATGCGCCGTATTGGGGAATTAGAGGGCAAACTTGGCAACTCTAGAATTATAGATGAATCGCAGATAAGTACCGAGACGGTTTATATTGGTGCAACTGTATGTGTTAAAGATTCCGATGGTGATGAATTTACCTACACACTTGTAGATGTTGAAGAAGCCGACCCAACAAACGGCAAAATTTCAATGCAGTCACCATTTGGTCAGGCGTTAATGGGCCATGCAAAAGGCGATAAAGTAACTGTAAAATTGCCAACTAATCAGTTTGATGTAACAATAATAAAAATTTCACGATAA
- the ispG gene encoding flavodoxin-dependent (E)-4-hydroxy-3-methylbut-2-enyl-diphosphate synthase encodes MTKNKFYTRENTKQLSVGGVLIGGGASISVQSMTNTQTKDIDSTAAQIKALEKAGCQIVRLGVPDMEAARAFRVLKKRTKLPLVADIHFDWRLAIEALENGADKLRINPGNIGSEENVQKVVLAAQKRSVPIRIGVNAGSLKSLHNGKKLDYAQKAQKLVDAAMEHIKILENLNFTDIAVSLKASDVLTTVEAYKLFASKRNYPLHLGITEAGSLMRGTVKSSVGLGILLSLGLGDTIRVSLTADPCQEVKVGYQILQSLGLSSCGIEIISCPTCSRCQVDLIKIVNVLETELEKLNIPPLIASNKKPLKIAVMGCVVNGPGEALDSDIGIAGGKDTGILFMNGKIAGNVAPGEWVKTLMQFVINWRKENG; translated from the coding sequence ATGACAAAAAATAAATTTTATACCAGAGAAAACACAAAACAATTATCTGTTGGCGGTGTGTTAATTGGCGGCGGAGCGTCAATTTCCGTGCAGTCAATGACAAATACGCAAACTAAAGATATTGACTCAACTGCTGCGCAAATAAAAGCGTTAGAAAAAGCCGGTTGTCAAATTGTGCGCCTTGGCGTGCCCGACATGGAAGCTGCCAGAGCTTTTAGGGTTTTAAAAAAGAGAACGAAACTCCCGTTGGTTGCTGATATACATTTTGATTGGCGTCTTGCAATAGAAGCACTTGAAAATGGCGCCGATAAGCTTAGAATTAATCCGGGCAACATTGGCTCAGAAGAAAATGTGCAAAAGGTTGTGCTGGCCGCGCAAAAAAGGTCTGTGCCAATTAGAATTGGTGTAAATGCCGGCTCACTTAAAAGTTTGCATAACGGTAAAAAACTTGATTATGCGCAAAAGGCGCAAAAGCTTGTTGATGCCGCAATGGAACACATAAAAATACTTGAAAATTTAAACTTTACCGATATAGCAGTATCATTAAAGGCATCGGATGTTTTAACAACAGTTGAGGCATATAAACTTTTTGCAAGTAAAAGAAACTATCCGTTGCATCTTGGTATAACAGAAGCCGGTTCGCTAATGCGCGGTACAGTTAAATCTTCTGTTGGGCTTGGTATATTGCTTTCACTTGGGCTTGGTGATACCATAAGGGTTTCACTTACCGCTGATCCTTGCCAAGAAGTAAAGGTAGGATATCAAATTTTGCAGTCGCTTGGATTGTCTTCTTGCGGCATAGAAATAATATCTTGTCCAACTTGTTCGCGTTGTCAGGTTGACTTAATAAAAATTGTAAATGTTTTAGAGACAGAGCTTGAGAAGCTTAATATTCCACCCTTAATTGCTTCCAACAAAAAACCACTTAAAATTGCGGTAATGGGTTGTGTTGTAAATGGTCCCGGCGAGGCATTAGATTCCGATATAGGTATTGCCGGCGGGAAAGATACCGGCATACTATTTATGAACGGCAAAATTGCAGGCAATGTAGCACCAGGTGAGTGGGTAAAAACACTTATGCAATTTGTTATTAATTGGAGAAAAGAAAATGGCTAA
- a CDS encoding M50 family metallopeptidase, whose product MLGLKITLLQLLSVVFGIGLLVLIHELGHFMFAKIYKIAVEKFTIGFGPELFGFTKAGTRYSICLIPLGGMVKMKGEDVEGLSGAPDEFFSQAWYKRLIIALFGPLMNYFLAAVLFAVVFLFWGVAGPSKLPYVGEVKSGMPAAMSGVLSGDLVKEINGKTINKWEDISQTIAASDGAISFILARGTSTLTVNMQADKDPVSGRFLVGIAPKIEFEKLSSFSSIKLAIEVPITQTVFTAKYLYDKITQGEKPELAGPIGVMQFLGKAASDGLASLLYLLGVLSVALGMFNLFPIPVLDGGHIMFAIIEGVSGRKVSAKAIQVATLIGFVFLISVMVFATYGDIARIISSFKK is encoded by the coding sequence ATGCTTGGTTTAAAAATTACGCTGTTGCAGTTGTTGTCGGTGGTTTTTGGTATTGGGCTTTTGGTTTTAATACATGAGCTTGGGCATTTTATGTTTGCCAAAATATATAAAATTGCCGTGGAAAAATTTACAATTGGTTTTGGCCCTGAGTTGTTTGGTTTTACAAAAGCCGGCACTCGTTACAGCATTTGTTTAATTCCTCTTGGCGGTATGGTTAAAATGAAGGGAGAAGATGTTGAAGGCCTTAGCGGTGCACCAGATGAATTTTTTTCACAGGCATGGTACAAGCGGCTAATTATTGCTTTATTTGGACCGCTTATGAATTACTTTCTTGCAGCAGTTTTATTTGCCGTGGTTTTTTTATTTTGGGGTGTTGCAGGGCCATCAAAATTACCTTATGTTGGAGAGGTGAAATCGGGTATGCCGGCGGCAATGTCAGGTGTTCTTAGTGGTGATTTGGTAAAAGAAATAAACGGTAAAACGATAAACAAGTGGGAAGATATATCGCAAACAATTGCCGCAAGTGATGGCGCAATTTCATTTATTCTTGCGCGTGGAACTTCAACTTTAACGGTGAATATGCAAGCAGATAAAGACCCGGTTAGTGGCCGTTTTCTTGTTGGCATTGCTCCAAAAATAGAGTTTGAAAAATTAAGTTCTTTTAGCTCAATAAAACTTGCCATAGAAGTTCCAATAACCCAAACGGTATTTACTGCAAAGTATTTATACGATAAAATTACACAGGGCGAAAAGCCGGAGCTGGCAGGCCCGATAGGTGTTATGCAGTTTCTTGGTAAAGCGGCAAGCGATGGTTTAGCGTCGTTACTGTACCTTTTAGGTGTGCTTTCAGTTGCGCTTGGAATGTTTAATCTTTTTCCTATACCTGTGTTAGATGGTGGCCATATTATGTTTGCAATAATAGAAGGTGTAAGTGGGCGCAAGGTAAGCGCAAAAGCAATACAAGTGGCAACATTAATAGGTTTTGTTTTTCTAATTTCAGTTATGGTTTTTGCCACTTATGGCGATATCGCAAGAATAATCTCATCATTTAAAAAATGA
- a CDS encoding 1-deoxy-D-xylulose-5-phosphate reductoisomerase, giving the protein MKKIVILGSSGSIGTQALDVIRKLGKKVAVSGLSAHSNVELFKKQLLEFKPAVASIWHENSAILLRKWCKENKIRTKIYFGQEGLLKLASFQSANTVLCALVGAAGLIPLIEAVKAGKTVALANKEALVIAGDIVYAEAKKSGAKIIPVDSEHSAIFQCLKGDAHNAKRIILTASGGPFYKNKNHTNASVEQALIHPTWLMGKKITIDSATLMNKGLEAIEAHFLFNMPFEKIEIVIHPQSVVHSLVEFVDGSTLAQMSEPDMRIAIQYAITYPERFKSCAKPLDLSRPRTLEFFPPDFRRFPCLELALNAGRMGGLMPVVLNAANEVAVELFLDNKIKFTDIAQIVAKALKGFKNKKNPALNDIIFTDAVVRNAVLNSYK; this is encoded by the coding sequence ATGAAAAAAATAGTTATTCTTGGCTCAAGCGGTTCAATAGGAACGCAGGCGCTTGATGTTATACGAAAATTGGGCAAAAAAGTGGCTGTGAGTGGTTTAAGCGCTCACTCTAATGTTGAGCTGTTTAAGAAACAATTGCTTGAGTTTAAGCCAGCAGTTGCAAGTATTTGGCATGAAAACTCTGCAATTCTTTTGCGTAAGTGGTGTAAAGAAAATAAAATACGCACAAAAATTTATTTTGGGCAAGAGGGCTTACTTAAGCTTGCCTCGTTTCAAAGTGCCAACACAGTGCTTTGTGCTCTTGTTGGTGCCGCAGGACTTATACCATTAATTGAGGCGGTTAAGGCCGGCAAAACTGTCGCGCTTGCAAACAAAGAGGCACTTGTTATAGCCGGCGATATAGTTTACGCAGAAGCAAAAAAAAGTGGCGCTAAAATAATTCCTGTTGATAGCGAACACTCTGCCATATTTCAGTGTTTAAAAGGCGATGCGCATAACGCAAAAAGAATAATTTTAACCGCATCAGGCGGGCCTTTTTACAAAAATAAAAATCATACAAATGCAAGTGTTGAGCAGGCGTTGATACACCCAACTTGGCTAATGGGTAAAAAAATAACCATTGATTCTGCCACTCTTATGAATAAAGGACTTGAAGCTATTGAGGCACATTTTCTATTTAATATGCCGTTTGAAAAAATTGAAATAGTCATTCACCCTCAGTCGGTAGTGCATTCTTTGGTAGAGTTTGTTGATGGCTCAACCTTGGCGCAAATGTCAGAGCCAGATATGCGCATAGCAATACAGTATGCCATTACATATCCAGAAAGGTTTAAGTCGTGTGCTAAACCATTGGATTTATCAAGGCCACGCACTTTGGAGTTTTTTCCGCCGGATTTTAGGCGTTTTCCGTGCCTTGAGCTTGCACTAAATGCTGGTCGTATGGGTGGGTTGATGCCGGTAGTGTTAAATGCGGCAAATGAGGTGGCTGTTGAACTTTTCTTAGATAATAAAATTAAATTTACAGATATTGCGCAAATTGTTGCAAAAGCACTCAAGGGTTTTAAAAATAAAAAAAATCCAGCGCTAAATGATATTATTTTTACAGATGCTGTTGTGCGCAATGCTGTGTTAAATAGTTATAAGTAA
- a CDS encoding phosphatidate cytidylyltransferase: MLLPRLITALIGIPLVLICIKFGGIAFLLLMLFVVVFALTEYFLLVKQAGYASQPIIGTITGIVLFLSIYVNGTQNGMLSHNLGTPAILSFILLPVFLYEIIAGRINRSIESVGITFLGAFFIPWALGHLILIRDFMPDGAIIVYFLFAVIWVLDTGAYFFGRKFGKHKLAPLVSPKKTIEGLIGGVVTGALASWGFVSIVHFAINKTLFSTTEAIIIGVVVALISQFSDLSESLLKRNANVKDSAELLPGHGGMLDRFDSFLFTAPFFYYYLTIIKGF; encoded by the coding sequence ATGCTTCTTCCTAGGCTTATCACTGCTTTAATTGGTATACCATTAGTTCTTATATGTATAAAATTTGGCGGTATTGCCTTTTTATTATTAATGCTTTTTGTTGTTGTTTTTGCGTTAACTGAGTACTTTCTTTTGGTAAAACAGGCAGGTTATGCCTCACAGCCGATTATTGGTACAATAACAGGAATTGTACTGTTTCTTTCAATTTATGTTAATGGTACCCAAAACGGTATGTTGTCTCATAATTTGGGTACGCCGGCTATTTTAAGTTTTATTCTTCTTCCGGTGTTCCTATATGAAATTATTGCCGGCAGAATTAATAGGTCTATTGAAAGCGTTGGCATAACATTTCTTGGTGCATTTTTCATTCCTTGGGCGTTGGGACACCTTATTTTAATAAGAGATTTTATGCCGGACGGCGCGATAATTGTTTATTTTTTATTTGCGGTTATTTGGGTGTTAGATACGGGCGCGTATTTTTTTGGGCGAAAGTTTGGTAAACACAAACTCGCACCTTTAGTTAGCCCTAAAAAAACAATAGAAGGTTTAATAGGTGGTGTTGTTACCGGAGCGCTTGCAAGCTGGGGTTTTGTTTCAATTGTTCACTTTGCTATTAATAAAACTTTATTTTCTACAACTGAAGCAATTATTATTGGTGTGGTAGTCGCGTTAATATCGCAGTTTTCAGACCTTAGTGAATCATTGCTTAAAAGAAATGCCAATGTTAAAGATTCGGCCGAGTTATTGCCAGGACACGGCGGAATGCTCGACAGGTTTGATTCCTTCCTTTTTACTGCTCCATTTTTCTACTATTACCTAACAATCATCAAGGGTTTTTAA
- a CDS encoding isoprenyl transferase produces MISATNKIPLDCLPAHIAIIMDGNGRWAAAKGIARIFGHKKGAQRVREITEYCSQIGIKALTLYAFSTENWSRPKTEISGLMTILKAYLKNELKTFNANNIRFNVIGNIARLSQDVQDVINKTIDCTSKNSGLILILALNYGGRDELVRAYNSLFSKGVKKVDEEQLSAALDTAKIADPDLVIRTSGEMRVSNFLLWQCAYSEFYFTKTLWPDFTHHALEQAISDYQKRHRKYGGI; encoded by the coding sequence TTGATAAGTGCAACTAATAAAATACCTTTAGATTGTTTGCCTGCGCACATTGCCATAATAATGGATGGCAATGGTCGTTGGGCTGCGGCTAAGGGTATTGCCCGTATTTTTGGGCATAAAAAGGGTGCACAGCGCGTACGCGAGATAACAGAGTATTGTTCTCAAATAGGCATTAAAGCTCTTACCCTTTACGCTTTTTCAACAGAAAACTGGTCTAGGCCCAAAACAGAGATATCGGGACTGATGACTATTTTAAAAGCATACCTAAAAAATGAGCTTAAAACTTTTAATGCAAACAACATCCGCTTCAATGTAATTGGCAACATTGCCCGCTTATCACAAGATGTACAAGATGTCATTAATAAAACTATTGATTGCACTTCTAAAAATTCAGGTCTTATTTTAATTTTGGCATTAAATTATGGTGGTAGGGATGAGCTTGTAAGAGCTTATAATAGTTTATTTTCAAAAGGTGTAAAAAAAGTAGACGAAGAACAACTGTCTGCGGCACTTGATACTGCCAAAATAGCTGACCCTGACCTTGTAATTAGAACTTCCGGTGAGATGAGGGTTTCAAACTTTTTGCTTTGGCAATGCGCATATTCAGAATTTTATTTTACTAAAACTCTCTGGCCAGATTTTACTCACCATGCGCTTGAGCAAGCCATTAGTGATTATCAAAAACGCCATCGTAAATATGGTGGAATTTAA
- a CDS encoding 4Fe-4S binding protein translates to MAFTIDKEQCVGCGVCASTCRFEAISEDDGKYIIAAAKCTDCGECASACPVSCISGSAK, encoded by the coding sequence ATGGCGTTTACAATTGACAAAGAGCAGTGTGTAGGTTGTGGGGTTTGTGCATCAACTTGTCGTTTTGAAGCTATCTCTGAAGATGATGGTAAATATATTATAGCCGCAGCCAAATGCACCGATTGTGGTGAGTGTGCCAGTGCTTGCCCAGTTAGCTGCATTAGTGGTAGTGCGAAGTAA